The following coding sequences are from one Haemophilus haemolyticus window:
- a CDS encoding anaerobic sulfatase maturase yields the protein MNAFQLMAKPTGSICNLDCQYCFYLEKPHLNQRAMNDEVLETYIKSYIETAPQQQVTFLWQGGEPTMAGLDFYKRAVDFQHKYANGKQIENSLQTNGVLLNADWCRFLHDHNFLVGLSIDGPEHLHDTYRLTKNGKGTFQQVIDALDLLHNYQVSFNTLTVVHNLNVLHGKEIYHFLKRIGSPYMQFIPLMGNYKQQASAKDYGQFLINIFDEWYANDVGKIGIQFIEQWFMAYLGLQPDLCIFRETCGDQLVIEQNGDIYSCDHYVYPEYKLGNLIETPLVTLVDNIKQKHFGSEKSFLSERCKSCKFRFACHGGCPKHRTVQGFGKPHNQLCEAYYAALSHMEPYLKEFAKCFGKAK from the coding sequence ATGAACGCATTTCAATTAATGGCAAAACCTACTGGCTCAATTTGTAATTTAGATTGCCAGTATTGCTTTTACTTGGAAAAACCTCATTTAAATCAACGAGCCATGAATGATGAGGTATTAGAAACCTATATCAAATCTTACATAGAAACAGCCCCTCAACAACAAGTAACTTTCCTCTGGCAAGGCGGTGAGCCAACCATGGCAGGCCTTGATTTCTATAAAAGAGCGGTCGATTTTCAGCATAAATATGCTAATGGGAAACAAATTGAAAATTCGCTACAAACCAATGGTGTATTGCTTAATGCCGATTGGTGCCGTTTTCTACATGATCATAATTTTCTTGTAGGGCTTTCTATAGATGGTCCTGAACACTTACACGATACCTATCGTTTAACTAAAAATGGCAAAGGCACATTTCAACAAGTAATAGATGCACTAGATTTACTACATAACTATCAAGTATCTTTTAATACTCTCACAGTAGTGCATAATCTAAATGTCCTACATGGCAAAGAAATTTATCATTTTCTAAAACGAATTGGATCGCCATATATGCAATTTATTCCACTAATGGGAAATTATAAGCAACAAGCCTCTGCAAAGGATTATGGCCAGTTTCTAATTAATATTTTTGATGAATGGTACGCTAATGATGTAGGAAAAATTGGGATTCAGTTTATTGAACAATGGTTTATGGCCTATCTTGGATTACAACCTGATTTATGTATTTTTCGTGAAACCTGCGGTGATCAATTAGTTATTGAACAAAATGGGGATATTTATAGTTGCGATCATTATGTTTACCCTGAGTACAAGTTGGGAAACCTCATAGAAACACCACTAGTAACATTAGTTGATAACATAAAACAAAAACATTTCGGTTCAGAGAAATCCTTTCTTTCCGAACGATGCAAAAGCTGTAAATTTCGTTTTGCCTGTCATGGAGGTTGCCCAAAACATCGAACTGTTCAAGGATTTGGAAAACCACATAATCAACTATGTGA